From SAR202 cluster bacterium, the proteins below share one genomic window:
- a CDS encoding thiolase, protein MPDLRKAAAIVGIYEHPARYAPDKSELLIQAECIIKALEDAGLSKKDVDAVFSSSMGVRMPSIPLCDYLDLSPKYADDTSVGGASFEFHLGHALAAIHAGIIDVAVITYCTLPRSGGISIGTGGAARLGPPKLNPSPDSFEELYGFTTVGLYAMLAMRHMHLYGTKPEHLAEIAVTMRKHAGLNPYAMYRDPITTQDVLNSRMISDPLHLLDCCVISDGGGAVVVASPKVARQAKHTPVWVLGQAEGIKHQGAGRRDLMYLAASETAPRAIGMAGVKHDDFDMAMVYDSFTITVLMTLEDLGFCKKGEGGDFVSGGRIALGGQLPINTDGGGLSSNHPGMRGIFLLLEATRQLRHEFKGTPRQVPDCKLALVHGTGGTIGARHSGGTVVLGRD, encoded by the coding sequence ATGCCTGACCTCCGCAAAGCCGCCGCCATCGTCGGCATTTACGAGCACCCCGCTCGCTACGCCCCCGACAAAAGCGAGCTCCTCATCCAGGCCGAATGCATCATCAAGGCCCTGGAAGACGCCGGCCTCTCCAAAAAGGACGTGGACGCGGTCTTCTCCTCTTCCATGGGCGTCCGAATGCCCAGCATCCCCCTCTGCGACTACCTGGACCTCTCCCCCAAATATGCCGACGACACCTCCGTCGGCGGCGCATCCTTCGAGTTCCATCTAGGCCACGCCCTCGCCGCCATCCACGCCGGTATCATTGACGTCGCCGTCATCACCTACTGTACCCTCCCTCGCTCCGGCGGCATCTCCATCGGCACCGGCGGCGCGGCGCGACTCGGCCCGCCCAAGCTCAACCCTTCGCCCGACAGCTTCGAGGAGCTTTACGGCTTCACCACCGTCGGCCTCTACGCCATGCTGGCTATGCGCCACATGCACCTCTACGGTACCAAGCCTGAGCATCTGGCCGAGATTGCCGTCACCATGCGCAAGCACGCCGGCCTCAACCCCTACGCCATGTATCGAGATCCCATCACCACCCAAGACGTCCTTAACTCTCGCATGATCTCCGACCCACTCCATCTCCTTGATTGCTGCGTCATCAGCGACGGCGGCGGCGCCGTCGTCGTCGCCTCCCCCAAGGTCGCCCGCCAGGCCAAGCACACCCCCGTATGGGTCCTCGGCCAGGCCGAAGGTATCAAGCACCAGGGCGCTGGCCGCCGCGACCTCATGTACCTCGCCGCCTCCGAGACCGCTCCCCGCGCCATCGGCATGGCCGGCGTTAAGCATGACGACTTCGACATGGCTATGGTCTACGACTCTTTCACCATCACCGTCCTCATGACGCTGGAAGACCTGGGCTTCTGCAAGAAGGGCGAGGGCGGAGACTTTGTCTCCGGCGGGCGCATCGCCCTCGGCGGCCAGCTCCCCATCAACACCGACGGCGGCGGCCTCTCCTCCAACCACCCTGGCATGCGCGGCATCTTCCTATTATTAGAGGCTACCCGCCAGCTTCGACACGAATTCAAAGGCACGCCCCGCCAGGTGCCGGACTGCAAGCTTGCGCTAGTCCACGGCACCGGCGGCACCATCGGCGCACGCCACAGCGGCGGCACCGTAGTTCTAGGGAGGGACTAA